The following are from one region of the Bacilli bacterium genome:
- a CDS encoding SPFH domain-containing protein: protein MSLFGFIKKRALDRIELGNTLGSTLVYRYPLGEDQIRIGAELVVPDTRTAVFVSDGKVADVLTGSGHTYQLDAASLPKLNEMQSWSGRSASFSADIFFVNMQPTPIQNWTCINPAKRHDDDFGDVSIWASGHFSFRVGNPGALMKSILDSNQIFENGYLYGLAKSLTINRIMDFIAQWDMPFASFRSNLKLLAEQANSEIRKALLGYGLEPAVFSVDSVTFSKNVEEALEQGLILEKKQKQKQKQQPKKPQKPRAKKKKENV, encoded by the coding sequence ATGAGTCTATTCGGCTTTATAAAAAAGCGCGCGCTTGATCGCATTGAATTGGGCAACACGTTAGGCAGCACACTCGTATACCGTTATCCGCTCGGCGAAGATCAAATCAGAATCGGCGCGGAATTGGTCGTGCCGGACACGCGCACCGCCGTTTTTGTAAGCGACGGAAAAGTGGCGGATGTGTTGACGGGCTCGGGCCATACATATCAATTGGATGCCGCTAGCTTGCCCAAGTTAAACGAAATGCAGTCCTGGAGCGGGCGCAGCGCATCTTTTTCGGCGGACATTTTTTTCGTCAACATGCAACCGACCCCGATTCAGAATTGGACATGCATCAATCCGGCAAAACGCCATGATGACGATTTCGGCGATGTTTCCATATGGGCGTCGGGCCATTTTTCCTTTCGCGTGGGAAACCCCGGCGCATTAATGAAAAGTATTTTGGATTCCAACCAAATCTTTGAAAACGGTTACTTATATGGGCTCGCCAAAAGTTTGACGATCAATCGGATTATGGATTTCATCGCGCAATGGGATATGCCGTTTGCGTCTTTCCGCAGCAATCTTAAACTACTGGCGGAGCAAGCGAACAGCGAGATTCGCAAGGCGCTCCTGGGATACGGATTGGAACCCGCGGTTTTTTCCGTAGACAGCGTAACGTTCTCGAAAAATGTGGAAGAAGCTTTGGAGCAGGGGTTGATCCTTGAGAAGAAGCAGAAGCAAAAACAAAAACAGCAGCCTAAAAAGCCGCAAAAGCCGCGCGCAAAAAAGAAAAAGGAAAACGTGTAG